In Pseudomonas sp. DNDY-54, a genomic segment contains:
- a CDS encoding GGDEF domain-containing protein — translation MLPDKQDNTTVDIETARLRRMETGTGKPMAALQRSLSEVQRDLSARLQTSLEIDRLLGFFLNEIRGLVPVSGLTYRHSDTDFQLTIGEAEGFALSHPLSHQADCLGELILFSHDRFSDVAFGQLEDLIGSLLFPVRNALLYRRAVQASLKDPLTGVGNRVALEQSLARETELTRRHGQPMSIVMLDMDHFKNLNDSHGHQAGDAALKATALLLKEQLRNVDMVFRFGGEEFILVLSNTSTEAAAVVAERIRAAIQNLRLLVGDKQVRLSASLGYGTYKQCESQEDLLRRVDQALYQAKREGRNRMQAASV, via the coding sequence ATGCTGCCAGACAAGCAGGACAACACCACAGTCGATATCGAAACCGCCCGCCTCCGGCGCATGGAAACCGGGACCGGCAAGCCAATGGCGGCCCTCCAGCGCAGTCTTTCAGAGGTGCAACGCGATCTGTCGGCGCGTTTGCAAACCAGCTTGGAGATCGATCGACTACTGGGTTTCTTCTTGAACGAAATCCGCGGCCTAGTTCCCGTGAGCGGCCTAACCTACCGCCACAGCGATACCGACTTTCAGCTCACGATAGGAGAAGCCGAGGGGTTTGCTCTGAGCCATCCTCTCTCCCACCAGGCTGACTGCCTTGGCGAACTTATCCTATTCAGTCATGACCGATTCTCTGATGTCGCCTTCGGACAGCTTGAAGACCTTATCGGTAGTTTGCTGTTCCCCGTAAGGAATGCCCTTCTCTACCGGCGCGCTGTTCAAGCCTCACTCAAAGACCCGTTAACTGGCGTAGGGAATCGGGTGGCTCTTGAACAGAGTTTGGCGCGTGAGACCGAGCTAACCAGGCGCCACGGACAGCCCATGTCAATCGTCATGCTGGACATGGACCATTTCAAGAATCTGAATGACTCCCATGGACACCAGGCCGGCGATGCCGCTCTTAAAGCGACCGCCTTGCTGCTTAAAGAGCAGCTGCGCAATGTGGATATGGTTTTTCGATTTGGCGGCGAAGAGTTCATTCTGGTCCTATCGAATACCAGCACAGAGGCGGCAGCAGTCGTGGCCGAGCGCATCAGGGCCGCCATCCAGAATTTACGGCTCCTGGTCGGGGACAAGCAGGTTCGATTGTCGGCCAGTCTTGGTTACGGGACCTATAAACAATGCGAATCCCAAGAGGATCTTTTACGACGCGTAGACCAGGCGCTATACCAAGCTAAACGCGAAGGCCGCAACCGCATGCAAGCCGCCTCGGTATAG
- a CDS encoding YciK family oxidoreductase — MYEYSASPDLLKNRVIMVTGAGRGIGEAAAKAYAAHGATVLLLGKNEDNLNRVYDEVEAAGWPQPVVIPLNLETALPHQCDELAATIEREFGRLDGLLHNASIVGPRTPIEQLSGDNFMRVMQVNVNAAFMLTSTLLPLLKLSEDASVIFTSSSVGRKGRAYWGGYAVSKFATEGLMQVLADELDGSGSVRSNSINPGATRTDMRAKAYPGENPALNPLPAEIMPIYLYLMGPDSKGINGQAMDAQ, encoded by the coding sequence ATGTACGAGTACTCAGCCAGCCCCGATCTGCTCAAAAATCGGGTCATCATGGTCACTGGGGCAGGCCGAGGGATCGGCGAAGCCGCCGCTAAGGCGTATGCGGCCCATGGTGCAACCGTACTGCTTCTGGGCAAGAATGAGGACAACCTCAACAGAGTGTATGACGAAGTCGAAGCCGCCGGCTGGCCGCAACCAGTGGTAATTCCGCTCAACCTCGAGACGGCATTACCTCATCAGTGCGATGAGCTCGCAGCAACTATCGAACGCGAATTCGGGCGTCTGGATGGGTTGCTACACAACGCAAGCATCGTGGGTCCGCGAACCCCTATCGAGCAACTCTCTGGCGACAACTTCATGCGGGTCATGCAAGTGAACGTTAACGCCGCTTTTATGCTCACCAGTACGCTGCTGCCACTACTTAAGTTGTCGGAGGACGCCTCGGTCATCTTCACATCGAGCAGCGTTGGGCGAAAAGGACGCGCCTACTGGGGCGGGTATGCAGTCTCGAAGTTTGCAACCGAAGGACTGATGCAGGTGTTGGCGGACGAACTTGATGGTAGCGGGTCCGTACGCAGTAACAGTATCAATCCGGGCGCGACGCGTACCGATATGCGCGCAAAGGCTTATCCTGGTGAAAATCCTGCCCTCAACCCGCTACCCGCAGAGATTATGCCGATCTACCTCTACCTCATGGGTCCAGACAGCAAAGGGATCAACGGACAAGCAATGGACGCCCAGTAG
- the mupP gene encoding N-acetylmuramic acid 6-phosphate phosphatase MupP translates to MRLRAVLFDMDGTLLDTAPDFIAVAQAMRLARRLDRVPDQQVRDVVSGGARAMVLSAFDVDPLSDEFEALRLEFLARYQDHCAVESRLYDGMTELLVEIEKSNLIWGVVTNKPLRFAEPIMHQLGLSSRSAVLVCPDHVSKSKPDPEPMLLACNQLDLDPSRVLFVGDDLRDIESGRAAGSRTAAVRYGYIHPDDDPDTWGADVVVNHPLELRAVLDRTIWNS, encoded by the coding sequence ATGCGCCTTCGCGCAGTGCTATTTGACATGGACGGTACGCTTCTCGATACCGCTCCGGATTTCATCGCCGTGGCTCAGGCCATGCGTCTCGCACGTCGCCTCGATCGCGTTCCGGACCAACAAGTCCGCGATGTCGTATCGGGAGGCGCTCGGGCGATGGTACTCAGCGCCTTCGATGTCGATCCGCTCTCCGACGAATTCGAAGCGTTGCGCTTGGAGTTTCTGGCCCGCTATCAGGACCATTGCGCGGTGGAAAGCCGGTTATATGACGGTATGACAGAGCTCTTGGTCGAGATTGAAAAATCCAACCTGATCTGGGGCGTGGTCACTAACAAGCCGTTGCGCTTTGCCGAGCCCATCATGCATCAGCTTGGCCTATCGTCACGCTCGGCCGTGCTGGTCTGCCCCGACCACGTCAGCAAAAGCAAACCAGATCCCGAGCCAATGTTGCTTGCGTGTAATCAACTGGATTTAGACCCGTCGCGCGTGCTGTTTGTCGGCGATGACTTGCGCGACATCGAGTCCGGACGGGCAGCAGGCAGCCGCACGGCGGCTGTGCGTTATGGGTACATACATCCTGATGACGACCCAGATACTTGGGGCGCGGATGTCGTGGTTAATCACCCCCTTGAGTTGCGCGCAGTGCTTGACCGCACGATCTGGAACAGCTGA
- the ubiG gene encoding bifunctional 2-polyprenyl-6-hydroxyphenol methylase/3-demethylubiquinol 3-O-methyltransferase UbiG, whose translation MSNVDHAEIAKFEALAHRWWDRESEFKPLHEINPLRVNWIDEHAPLAGKKVLDVGCGGGILSEAMAQRGATVTGIDMGEAPLAVARLHLLESGLYVDYRQITAEALAEEMPEQFDVVTCLEMLEHVPDPASVIRACYKMVKPGGQVFFSTINRNPKAYAFAIVGAEYVLQLLPRGTHDYRKFIRPSELGAWSREVGLAVQNIIGLTYNPLTKHYKLSSDVDVNYMIQTLREA comes from the coding sequence ATGAGCAACGTCGACCACGCCGAAATCGCAAAATTCGAAGCCCTCGCCCACCGCTGGTGGGACCGAGAGAGCGAATTCAAGCCCCTGCATGAGATCAATCCACTCCGAGTCAACTGGATTGACGAACATGCTCCACTCGCTGGCAAGAAGGTGCTCGACGTAGGGTGCGGCGGCGGAATTCTCAGTGAGGCCATGGCTCAGCGTGGCGCTACGGTTACCGGCATTGACATGGGCGAAGCCCCATTGGCAGTCGCTCGCCTGCATTTGCTCGAGTCGGGGCTATATGTCGATTATCGGCAGATAACCGCCGAGGCGCTGGCTGAAGAAATGCCAGAACAGTTCGATGTGGTCACGTGTCTGGAGATGCTCGAACACGTTCCCGATCCCGCCTCGGTCATTCGCGCTTGCTACAAGATGGTAAAGCCAGGCGGCCAGGTCTTCTTCTCGACAATCAACCGCAACCCAAAGGCCTACGCGTTCGCCATCGTTGGCGCTGAGTATGTGCTGCAACTATTGCCGCGCGGCACTCATGACTATCGCAAGTTTATCCGCCCTTCAGAGCTCGGCGCCTGGAGCCGCGAGGTTGGGCTTGCGGTCCAGAACATCATCGGCCTGACTTACAATCCGCTAACCAAACATTACAAGCTGTCGTCTGATGTCGACGTGAACTATATGATCCAGACGCTTCGGGAGGCCTGA
- a CDS encoding TRZ/ATZ family hydrolase has product MSQTINDPLDLLLLPTWLVPIEPAGIVLRDHALGVRAGRIVLIAPRSEADQYNARETLDLTGMLLAPGLVNAHGHAAMTLFRGLADDLPLTTWLREHIWPAESRWVDEAFVQAGSELAIAEQLQSGITCFSDMYFFPEVVSQLVHKHGIRAQITIPVMDFPIPGARDADEALRKGVALFDDLKHHPRLSIAFGPHAPYSVADDKLESIRTLVAEMDIGIHMHVHETAHEVEEALSKYGERPLARLARLQLLGPRFQAVHMTQVSDEDISLLVEHNCSVIHCPESNLKLASGFCPVERLWEAGVNIAIGTDGAASNNDLDLLGETRTAALLAKAVAGSATALSAHRALRMATLNGARALGLEDQTGSLEVGKLADMVAFDLSRLAQQPIYDPVSQLIYSSGRDCVRHVWVGGKQLLNDRRLSRMDEERLVVTAREWGDKIGYKQ; this is encoded by the coding sequence ATGTCGCAGACGATCAATGATCCACTCGACCTACTCTTACTTCCCACCTGGCTCGTCCCAATCGAGCCGGCCGGTATCGTTCTACGCGATCACGCATTAGGCGTTCGCGCAGGGCGCATTGTATTGATAGCTCCTCGCTCGGAAGCAGATCAATACAATGCGCGGGAGACACTGGATCTAACGGGGATGCTATTAGCTCCAGGCCTCGTCAATGCACATGGCCATGCCGCGATGACCTTGTTCCGTGGATTAGCCGATGATTTGCCACTGACGACGTGGTTACGTGAGCACATATGGCCCGCGGAAAGCAGATGGGTCGATGAAGCCTTCGTGCAGGCTGGCAGCGAGCTGGCTATAGCAGAGCAGCTACAAAGCGGAATCACCTGTTTCTCGGACATGTACTTCTTTCCCGAGGTCGTTAGCCAGCTTGTACATAAGCATGGCATCCGGGCTCAGATAACAATTCCGGTGATGGATTTTCCGATCCCGGGAGCACGCGACGCCGATGAGGCGCTTCGTAAAGGCGTAGCGCTGTTTGATGACCTCAAACACCACCCGCGTCTTAGCATCGCCTTCGGCCCTCACGCTCCCTATTCAGTTGCAGACGACAAGCTGGAAAGCATTCGTACGCTCGTCGCGGAGATGGATATCGGCATTCATATGCACGTCCATGAAACAGCACACGAGGTCGAGGAAGCGCTTAGCAAGTATGGCGAACGTCCATTGGCTCGCCTGGCCCGTCTGCAACTGCTAGGCCCCCGCTTCCAAGCGGTGCATATGACACAGGTAAGTGATGAAGACATTTCCCTACTGGTAGAACACAACTGCAGCGTTATTCATTGCCCTGAATCCAACCTGAAACTCGCAAGCGGTTTCTGCCCGGTAGAGCGTCTGTGGGAGGCAGGTGTCAACATCGCCATAGGGACAGACGGCGCAGCAAGCAACAACGACCTCGACCTGCTGGGCGAGACTCGCACTGCCGCCCTTCTTGCTAAAGCTGTTGCCGGCTCGGCAACCGCACTCAGCGCCCACCGCGCTCTACGCATGGCTACCCTCAACGGCGCTCGCGCCTTAGGGTTGGAGGATCAGACGGGATCGTTGGAGGTCGGGAAACTTGCCGACATGGTCGCGTTTGATTTATCACGCCTTGCGCAACAGCCCATCTACGACCCTGTCTCGCAGCTTATATACTCGAGCGGCCGGGACTGCGTGCGGCATGTGTGGGTGGGCGGCAAGCAGCTGCTCAATGATCGCCGCTTGTCCCGCATGGACGAAGAGCGGCTCGTTGTCACCGCGAGGGAGTGGGGAGATAAGATCGGCTATAAGCAATGA
- a CDS encoding Na+/H+ antiporter family protein produces MNAVVAAVGIMLILSLCRVHVVVALIAGAIAGGAIGGLGLEGSLAAFNKGLGGGATVALSYALLGAFAVAIGKSGLAHALADRALAMVGRQESQAGGSVKWLMIGLLLAVAVSSQNILPIHIAFIPLLVPPLLYVLSRLQIDRRLIACVLAFGLVTPYMFLPVGFGSIFLKEILLANVAKSGADIAGINVSQAMLIPALGMAVGLLVAIFTYRKPRTYDLEKLDQSQTTNISYSPLTLLVAALAVAAAFVVQLWLDSMIIGALVGFVIFSVSGVVRWKEADDLFTEGMKMMAMIGFIMIAAAGFAEVMRETGEVKSLVDASAAFIGNSKAIGALMMLLVGLLVTIGIGSSFSTVPIIAAIFVPLGLELGFSPLAIVSLVGTAGALGDAGSPASDSTLGPTAGLNADGQHNHIWDTVVPTFLHYNLPLLVFGWVAAMTL; encoded by the coding sequence ATGAATGCAGTAGTGGCGGCAGTTGGCATCATGTTGATTCTCAGCCTTTGCAGGGTCCATGTCGTTGTGGCATTGATTGCCGGAGCAATAGCCGGAGGTGCCATAGGTGGATTGGGGCTGGAAGGAAGCCTTGCCGCCTTCAACAAAGGGCTTGGCGGCGGCGCAACGGTTGCGCTTTCCTACGCGTTGCTAGGTGCCTTCGCGGTCGCGATCGGAAAGAGTGGGTTGGCCCATGCGCTGGCAGACCGTGCGCTAGCCATGGTAGGTAGGCAAGAATCCCAGGCTGGCGGTTCTGTAAAGTGGCTGATGATCGGGCTACTCCTTGCAGTAGCTGTGTCGTCACAAAATATCCTTCCAATCCATATCGCATTTATCCCACTCCTTGTTCCGCCCCTGTTGTACGTGCTGAGCAGGTTGCAAATCGACCGGCGATTGATTGCCTGTGTGTTGGCATTCGGTTTAGTGACCCCTTACATGTTCCTACCTGTCGGCTTTGGCAGCATTTTTTTGAAGGAAATCCTTTTGGCTAACGTTGCCAAAAGCGGCGCTGATATTGCGGGGATCAATGTAAGCCAAGCCATGTTGATCCCGGCCCTTGGAATGGCTGTGGGTTTGCTAGTCGCTATCTTTACCTATCGCAAACCTCGCACTTACGATCTTGAGAAGCTAGATCAATCGCAAACGACAAATATCAGTTACAGCCCGCTTACTTTGCTGGTCGCGGCGTTGGCAGTGGCTGCCGCGTTTGTTGTGCAGCTCTGGCTGGACTCGATGATCATCGGCGCGCTGGTAGGTTTTGTCATTTTTTCGGTCTCTGGGGTGGTGCGTTGGAAGGAAGCCGACGACTTGTTCACCGAAGGCATGAAGATGATGGCGATGATCGGCTTCATCATGATTGCGGCCGCAGGGTTCGCAGAAGTCATGCGTGAAACTGGCGAAGTCAAATCTCTCGTTGATGCATCTGCTGCCTTCATCGGAAACAGCAAAGCTATCGGCGCTTTGATGATGCTGTTGGTTGGGTTGTTGGTCACCATTGGCATTGGATCATCGTTCTCCACAGTTCCAATCATCGCCGCAATTTTCGTCCCACTCGGGCTAGAGCTCGGATTCAGTCCATTGGCTATTGTCAGTCTTGTGGGCACGGCAGGTGCGTTGGGCGATGCGGGCTCGCCCGCGTCGGATTCGACCCTAGGCCCGACTGCCGGGTTGAATGCCGATGGTCAGCACAACCACATCTGGGATACCGTGGTTCCGACCTTTCTGCATTACAACCTGCCTCTTTTGGTGTTTGGCTGGGTTGCGGCGATGACGCTGTAG
- a CDS encoding AI-2E family transporter: MVNSTLEQKVFLALLLVVTIAFGWILFPFYGAVFWAVILAIIFAPLQRRLFTRLGNRRNLTALITLLVCLVVAVLPVILIAGLLVQEGTSLYKQIESGELDVGSFVGNTKDLLPASLQLQLQRFGLGDADQIRERLAGGALEGSQFLATKAFSFGQGTFQFLVSFFVMLYLLFFLIRDGRDLVVRIRRALPLSDNQKRRLFSKFTRVVRATVKGNIVVAATQGFLGGVIFAVLGIPAALLWGVLMAFLSLLPAIGAGLIWTPVAIYFLLKGMIVQSVILTLYGVLVIGLVDNVLRPILVGKDTKMPDYLVLISTLGGLALFGLNGFVIGPLIAALFISTWGLFTAPEGKSPI; encoded by the coding sequence ATTGTGAATTCAACTCTCGAGCAGAAAGTTTTCCTTGCTCTGCTGCTTGTCGTGACGATAGCTTTCGGCTGGATATTGTTTCCCTTCTACGGCGCCGTTTTCTGGGCCGTCATACTTGCGATTATTTTTGCCCCGCTTCAGCGCCGCCTTTTCACCCGTCTTGGTAACAGGCGAAATCTGACCGCATTAATCACGTTATTAGTCTGCCTTGTTGTTGCCGTACTGCCCGTTATCCTGATTGCAGGTCTGTTAGTTCAAGAGGGCACTTCGCTCTATAAACAGATCGAAAGCGGTGAGCTAGATGTGGGTAGCTTTGTTGGAAACACGAAGGACCTGTTGCCTGCCTCCTTGCAGCTGCAGTTACAGCGATTCGGTCTCGGCGACGCTGATCAGATACGCGAGCGGCTTGCGGGAGGGGCGTTAGAGGGCAGCCAGTTTCTAGCAACGAAAGCGTTCAGCTTCGGCCAGGGTACTTTTCAATTTCTGGTCAGCTTTTTTGTCATGCTTTATCTGCTGTTCTTCCTCATTCGCGACGGGCGAGACTTGGTTGTTCGAATCAGGCGTGCACTGCCGCTCAGCGACAACCAGAAGAGGAGACTGTTCAGCAAATTCACCCGTGTCGTCCGTGCCACGGTTAAAGGCAATATCGTGGTGGCTGCGACTCAAGGTTTTCTAGGCGGGGTAATATTTGCCGTTTTGGGTATTCCTGCGGCGTTGCTCTGGGGCGTGCTCATGGCGTTCTTGTCACTGCTCCCGGCCATTGGCGCAGGGCTGATATGGACGCCGGTGGCGATCTATTTTCTTTTGAAAGGAATGATTGTTCAGAGCGTTATTCTTACGCTCTACGGGGTCTTGGTTATTGGGTTGGTCGATAATGTCTTGCGGCCCATCCTCGTCGGCAAAGATACAAAAATGCCGGATTATCTCGTATTGATCTCGACATTGGGTGGACTTGCCCTGTTTGGGTTGAATGGGTTTGTAATTGGTCCGCTCATCGCCGCGTTATTCATATCGACCTGGGGCCTATTTACTGCACCTGAGGGCAAATCGCCAATCTAG
- a CDS encoding PhoX family protein, with translation MNDDNQNILFGNGDELRSNHSANPHIDEVISVGRRKVLAGGAALGALAFLGGIPSVGAAETASASSGPAYTLRNRLPFGAVSVTRADAVTVPPGYSAKTFIPWGTPISGSYPAYLEDASNSAEDQAQQTGMHHDGMHFFPMDAKFKARKSDHGLLAVNHEYIDAPLLHRHGPSVMDGKRSDADEVRKEINAHGVSIVEIRRNVRGDWAVLPSARNRRITGATPMQIAGPARGHDLMKTRYSPSGTSARGTLNNCSNGYTPWGTYLTCEENWAGYFATRDAELPRHLERYGLRSTSRYGWETIQGDEFQRFDATATAEDARADYRNEPNTFGWIVEIDPFDPDSTPVKRTALGRFAHEGLVFAPTKPGWPVVCYSGDDSQNEYIYKYVSRDKYRPQRSDASLLDEGILYVARFNPDGSGDWLPLDIDDAGFQRACAAANITFANQGDVLINTRLAADIVGATKMDRPEWGAVHPDTGEVYFTLTNNSARQNSDAANPRGPNPYGHIIRWREAGRNNIGNTFLWDLYLLAGPQTDSRDPKGAQLKEENILASPDGLWFDPEGRLWIQTDMSGSQLSTGPFGNNQMLVSDPRTGETKRFLVGPRGAEVTGITATPDFRTLFVNIQHPGEGSTPTDYTSVWPDGPGRRPRSATVIISRDDGGRVL, from the coding sequence GTGAATGACGATAACCAGAACATACTGTTCGGCAATGGCGATGAACTGCGAAGCAATCATTCCGCCAACCCTCATATAGACGAAGTGATCAGTGTCGGTCGGCGCAAGGTGCTGGCTGGCGGGGCGGCGCTTGGGGCGCTTGCATTCCTTGGCGGTATACCTTCCGTTGGCGCTGCCGAAACTGCTAGCGCGAGTAGTGGCCCTGCCTACACGCTTCGCAACCGCCTGCCATTCGGAGCAGTGAGTGTAACTAGAGCAGACGCCGTCACCGTCCCGCCCGGTTATTCAGCAAAAACGTTCATCCCTTGGGGCACGCCAATCTCCGGAAGCTACCCCGCGTATCTCGAAGATGCGAGCAATAGCGCGGAAGACCAGGCCCAGCAAACCGGCATGCATCACGATGGCATGCACTTCTTCCCCATGGACGCTAAGTTCAAGGCGCGAAAGAGTGACCATGGTCTGCTCGCGGTAAATCACGAATATATTGATGCACCTCTTTTGCATCGACACGGGCCTTCGGTAATGGACGGCAAACGTAGCGACGCGGATGAGGTGCGCAAAGAAATTAATGCGCATGGCGTCTCGATTGTAGAGATCCGCCGCAATGTCCGCGGAGATTGGGCTGTATTGCCTTCAGCCCGCAACCGGCGGATTACCGGAGCAACACCCATGCAGATCGCAGGTCCGGCCCGGGGGCATGATCTGATGAAGACTCGGTATAGCCCTAGCGGTACTTCTGCTCGAGGGACTCTGAACAACTGCTCGAATGGCTATACCCCGTGGGGAACCTATCTGACCTGCGAGGAAAACTGGGCTGGCTATTTCGCGACCCGCGACGCAGAACTTCCTCGCCACTTGGAGCGCTACGGCCTTCGCTCAACGAGCCGCTATGGCTGGGAAACGATCCAGGGAGATGAATTCCAGCGTTTCGATGCGACTGCAACAGCAGAAGATGCCCGGGCCGACTATCGTAACGAACCTAATACCTTCGGCTGGATTGTTGAGATCGATCCGTTCGACCCTGACTCAACCCCAGTGAAGCGCACCGCGCTGGGTCGCTTCGCCCATGAAGGTTTGGTATTCGCTCCCACCAAGCCCGGTTGGCCAGTTGTCTGCTATTCGGGCGATGACTCACAGAACGAGTACATCTATAAGTACGTCAGTCGAGACAAGTATCGCCCCCAACGCAGCGACGCCAGTTTACTTGATGAGGGCATTCTTTATGTTGCTCGCTTCAATCCAGATGGCAGTGGAGACTGGTTACCACTGGATATTGACGATGCTGGCTTCCAGCGGGCTTGCGCCGCCGCGAACATTACGTTCGCAAACCAGGGCGACGTACTGATCAACACTCGTCTTGCGGCAGATATCGTCGGAGCAACCAAGATGGATCGCCCAGAATGGGGCGCAGTGCATCCCGATACCGGAGAAGTGTATTTCACGCTGACCAACAACAGCGCACGCCAGAACTCAGATGCAGCGAATCCCCGCGGGCCGAATCCTTACGGGCATATCATCCGCTGGCGTGAAGCTGGACGTAACAACATCGGCAACACATTCCTATGGGATCTCTACCTGCTTGCCGGGCCACAGACCGATAGCCGAGACCCAAAAGGCGCTCAGTTGAAAGAAGAGAATATCCTGGCTAGCCCGGATGGCCTCTGGTTCGACCCTGAAGGACGGCTTTGGATACAGACAGACATGAGCGGAAGTCAACTGAGCACCGGCCCGTTCGGCAATAACCAAATGTTGGTATCGGACCCCAGAACCGGAGAAACCAAGCGATTTTTGGTTGGCCCGCGAGGGGCAGAAGTGACGGGAATCACCGCGACCCCTGACTTTCGAACGCTGTTCGTCAATATTCAGCACCCTGGCGAGGGATCAACACCGACAGACTACACCAGCGTATGGCCTGACGGCCCCGGCCGTAGGCCGCGCTCAGCAACGGTGATTATCAGCCGTGACGACGGCGGACGGGTCCTATAA
- a CDS encoding isocitrate lyase encodes MSAYQNDIKAVAALKEAAGSSWSAINPESVARMRAQNRFKTGLEIAQYTADIMRKDMAEYDADTSLYTQSLGCWHGFIGQQKLISIKKHLKTTNKRYLYLSGWMVAALRSEFGPLPDQSMHEKTAVSDLIEELYTFLRQADSRELDLLFTALDAAREAGDTAKAAEIQNQIDNYETHIVPIIADIDAGFGNPEATYLLAKRMIEAGACCIQIENQVSDEKQCGHQDGKVTVPHADFLAKIAAVRYAFLELGIDNGVIVARTDSLGAGLTKQIAVTKEPGDLGDQYNSFLDCEEVSAADLNNGDVVLNREGKLLRPKRLPSNLFQFRKGTGEARCVLDCITSLQNGADLLWIETEKPHVGQIAAMVDEIRKVIPNAKLVYNNSPSFNWTLNFRQQVFDAFVAEGKDVSAYDRAKLMSVEYDETELAQVADEKIRTFQRDGSAHAGIFHHLITLPTYHTAALSTDNLAKGYFADQGMLAYVKGVQREELRQGIACVKHQNMAGSDIGDNHKEYFAGEAALKASGKDNTMNQFH; translated from the coding sequence ATGTCCGCTTATCAAAACGACATCAAGGCCGTTGCCGCTCTGAAAGAAGCAGCTGGAAGCAGCTGGAGCGCTATCAACCCTGAATCCGTTGCTCGTATGCGTGCCCAGAACCGCTTCAAGACCGGTCTGGAAATTGCTCAATACACCGCAGACATCATGCGTAAGGACATGGCTGAGTACGACGCTGATACGTCGCTCTACACTCAGTCGCTGGGTTGCTGGCACGGCTTCATCGGTCAGCAGAAGCTGATCTCCATCAAGAAGCACCTGAAGACCACCAACAAGCGCTACCTCTACCTGTCCGGCTGGATGGTTGCTGCTCTCCGCTCCGAGTTCGGCCCGCTGCCTGACCAGTCGATGCACGAGAAGACTGCCGTTTCTGACCTAATCGAAGAGCTCTACACCTTCCTGCGTCAGGCCGACTCCCGCGAACTGGACCTGCTGTTTACCGCCCTGGATGCCGCTCGTGAAGCTGGCGACACTGCCAAGGCTGCTGAGATCCAGAACCAGATCGACAACTACGAGACCCATATCGTCCCGATCATCGCCGACATCGACGCGGGCTTCGGTAACCCGGAAGCTACCTACCTGCTGGCAAAGCGCATGATCGAAGCGGGTGCTTGCTGCATCCAGATCGAGAACCAGGTTTCCGATGAGAAGCAGTGCGGCCACCAGGACGGTAAAGTGACCGTTCCTCATGCCGACTTCCTTGCCAAGATCGCTGCCGTCCGCTACGCGTTCCTTGAGCTGGGTATCGACAATGGCGTCATCGTGGCGCGCACCGACTCCCTGGGTGCGGGTCTGACCAAGCAGATCGCCGTCACCAAAGAGCCAGGCGACCTTGGCGACCAGTACAACTCTTTCCTGGACTGTGAAGAAGTTTCCGCCGCAGACCTTAACAACGGTGACGTGGTTCTGAACCGCGAAGGCAAGCTACTGCGTCCTAAGCGTCTACCTAGCAATCTTTTCCAGTTCCGCAAAGGTACTGGCGAAGCTCGCTGCGTACTGGACTGCATCACCAGCCTGCAGAACGGTGCCGACCTGCTGTGGATCGAAACCGAAAAGCCGCACGTTGGCCAGATCGCTGCCATGGTTGACGAAATCCGCAAGGTCATCCCGAACGCTAAGCTGGTCTACAACAACAGCCCGTCGTTCAACTGGACCCTTAACTTCCGTCAGCAAGTGTTCGACGCATTCGTTGCCGAAGGCAAGGATGTTTCCGCCTACGACCGCGCCAAGCTGATGAGCGTCGAGTACGACGAAACCGAACTGGCCCAGGTGGCCGACGAGAAGATCCGCACCTTCCAGAGGGACGGCTCCGCTCACGCTGGCATCTTCCACCACCTGATCACTCTGCCTACCTACCACACCGCCGCGCTGTCCACCGACAACCTGGCCAAGGGTTACTTCGCAGACCAGGGCATGCTTGCCTACGTGAAAGGCGTGCAGCGTGAAGAACTGCGTCAGGGTATCGCCTGCGTCAAGCACCAGAACATGGCTGGCTCCGACATCGGTGACAACCATAAAGAGTACTTCGCTGGCGAAGCAGCTCTGAAGGCAAGCGGCAAAGACAACACCATGAACCAATTCCACTAA